Proteins found in one Oncorhynchus tshawytscha isolate Ot180627B linkage group LG25, Otsh_v2.0, whole genome shotgun sequence genomic segment:
- the LOC112224614 gene encoding inactive heparanase-2 has protein sequence MPKPTTCPFPGSPLWLASVALMVQSVISTSSTYRRPAPGGGGKRTGLMERTLILLDVNTRSPVQVLNDNFLSLQLDPSIIKDGWLDFLSSKRLVTLARGLSPAYLRFGGKRTDFLHFHNLKNLAKFRGPGPDYYLKNYEDDIVRSDIALDKQRGCKLANHPVMINTFQLE, from the exons ATGCCCAAACCGACGACATGTCCCTTCCCAGGCTCCCCTCTGTGGCTGGCATCCGTTGCTCTGATGGTGCAGTCGGTGATCTCCACTTCGTCGACCTACCGGAGACCTGCACCGGGCGGCGGGGGGAAGAGAACAGGGTTAATGGAGAGGACGCTGATTCTGCTGGACGTCAACACCCGCAGTCCAGTACAAGTTCTTAACGACAACTTCCTCTCTTTACAGTTGGATCCGTCCATTATAAAGGACGGGTGGCTGGACTTCCTGAG TTCCAAGCGTTTAGTAACCCTAGCCCGAGGTCTGTCCCCAGCCTATCTGAGGTTCGGAGGAAAGAGAACCGACTTCCTCCACTTCCACAACCTGAAGAACCTTGCCAAGTTCAGAGGCCCCGGCCCAGATTACTACCTAAAGAACTACGAAGATG ACATAGTGCGTAGTGACATCGCCCTGGACAAACAGAGGGGCTGTAAGCTGGCCAACCACCCTGTCATGATAAACACATTTCAACTAGAATGA